The following proteins are encoded in a genomic region of Pungitius pungitius chromosome 17, fPunPun2.1, whole genome shotgun sequence:
- the LOC134107039 gene encoding zinc finger protein 558-like: protein MSSVENLREFVNERLSAAAEEIFGVFKRTVVEYQEEIDRQRRLLDVFWKPEVRLHRIELPQSRVCKEEEEAPSDQELCLQERKPSVDQEDPYPPQIKEEQEELCSSPEGEQLAPKQEAFTLAPTCEERGHGEDQLLDLCTDETERVVQETSHSNISVESTTVVELNNDHQLLPHNSHKSAFHEKPFSCKTCGKGFKYSSILKAHMRVHTGERPYSCITCGKTFTKNSHLKSHIRVHSGEKPFSCITCGKTFSQTSTLKSHTRIHTGEKPYSCSICGKTFTDTSNFNRHIRIHVQEKPFSCFTCGKTFCDKSNLKSHTRIHSGEKPYSCITCGKTFSQTSHLKSHTRIHTGEKPYSCITCGKTFTKNSHLKRHIKIHTGEKPYSCKICERSFRRSSDLIVHMRRTHKGEMS, encoded by the exons atgtcttcagtggagaatttgagagagtttgtcaacgagcgactatctgctgctgctgaggaaatattcggagtttttaaaagaaccgtcgtcgagtatcaggaagagatcgaccggcagcgcagactgttggatgttttttggaaacccgaagtaaggttacacaggatag agctcccacagtcacgtgtctgtaaggaggaggaggaggctccctcTGACCAGgagctctgtctccaggagaggaagcccagtgtggaccaagaggacccatatcctccacagattaaagaggaacaggaggaactctgcagcagtccagagggagagcagcttgcaccgaagcaggaggcctttaCGTTGGCTCctacttgtgaggaaagaggacacggtgaagatcaacttttggacttgtgtactgatgaaactgagcgtgtggtacaggaaacatctcatagcaacatttcagttgaaagcaccactgtagttgaactaaacaatgaccaccagcttctccctcacaactctcataaatcagcatttcatgagaaacctttttcttgcaaaacatgtggaaaaggattcaaatataGTAGCATCTTAAAAGCCCACATGAGagttcacactggggaaaggccatattcctgcatcacctgtgggaaaacattcactaagaaTTCACATTTGAAGTCACATATAAGAGTTCATAgtggggagaagccattttcctgtataacctgcgggaaaacattcTCTCAGACATCAACTTTGAAGTCTCATACacgaatccatactggggagaagccatattcctgcagcatctgtgggaaaacattcactgataCATCAAATTTTAATCGTCATATAAGAATCCATGTTCAGGAGAAGCCGTTTTCTTGcttcacctgtgggaaaacattctgtgacaaatcaaatttgaagtctcatacaaGAATTCAtagtggggagaagccatattcctgcatcacctgcggAAAGACATTCTCTCAGacatcacatttgaagtctcatacaagaatccatactggagagaagccatattcctgcatcacctgtgggaaaacattcactaagaaTTCACATTTGAAACGTCATATaaaaatccatactggggagaagccatattcctgtaaaatatgtgaaagaaGTTTCAGACGTTCTAGTGACTTAAttgtccacatgagaagaaCCCACAAAGGTGAAATGTCATAG
- the LOC134107042 gene encoding zinc finger protein 846-like yields the protein MSSVENLREFVNERLSAAAEEIFGVFKRTVVEYQEEIDRQRRLLDVFWKPEVRLHRIELPQSRVCKEEEEEAPSDQELCLQERKPSVDQEDPDSPQIKEEQEELCSSPEGEQLAPKQEAFTLTPTCEERGHGDDQLLDLCTDETESVIQETSYSNISVESTTVVELNNDHHFLPHNSHKSAFETRTRVHSDEKPFSCKTCGKGFKYSSNLKAHMRVHTGERPYSCITCGKTFTKKSTLKSHTRIHTGEKPYSCITCGKTFTKKSHLKSHTRIHTGEKPFSCITCEKTFTDTSHLKRHIRIHSGERSSTDSIVHMRRNHKGETS from the exons atgtcttcagtggagaatttgagagagtttgtcaacgagcgactatctgctgctgctgaggaaatattcggagtttttaaaagaaccgtcgtcgagtatcaggaagagatcgaccggcagcgcagactgttggatgttttttggaaacccgaagtaaggttacacaggatag agctcccacagtcacgtgtctgtaaggaggaggaggaggaggctccctcTGACCAGgagctctgtctccaggagaggaagcccagtgtggaccaagaggacccagattctccacagattaaagaggaacaggaggaactctgcagcagtccagagggagagcagcttgcaccgaagcaggaggcctttaCGTTGACTCCTACTTGTGAGGAAAGGGGACACGGTGATGATCAACTTTTGGACTTGTGTACTGATGAAACTGAGAGTGTGATACAGGAAACATCTTATagcaacatttcagttgaaagCACCACTGTAGTTGAACTAAACAACGACCACCATTTTCTCCCTCACAACTCTcataaatcagcatttgagaCTCGTACaagagtccatagtgatgagaaacctttttcgtgcaaaacatgtggaaaaggattcaaatataGTAGCAACTTAAAAGCCCACATGAGagttcacactggggaaaggccatattcctgcatcacctgcgggaaaacattcactaagaaATCAACTTTGAAGtctcatacaagaatccatactggggagaagccatattcctgcatcacctgcgggaaaacattcactaagaaatcacatttgaagtctcatacaagaatccatactggggagaagccattttcctgcatcacctgtgagaaaacattcactgacacaTCACATTTGAAACGTCATATAAGAATACACAGTGGGGAAAGAAGTTCTACTGACTCAAttgtccacatgagaagaaaTCACAAAGGTGAAACATCATAG
- the LOC134107041 gene encoding gastrula zinc finger protein XlCGF8.2DB-like produces the protein MSSVENLREFVNERLSAAAEEIFGVFKRTVVEYQEEIDRQRRLLDVFWKPEVRLHRIELPQSRVCKEEEEEAPSDQQLCLQERKPSVDQEDPDPPQIKEEQEELCSSPEGEQLAPKQEAFTVTPTCDERGHGEDQLLDLCTDETESVVQETSHSNISVESTTVVELNNDHQLLPHNSHESAFETHTRVHSDEKPFTCKTCGKGFKYSSRLKAHMRVHTGERPYSCITCGKTFTKNSHLKSHITIHSGEMPFSCITCGKTFSHASSLKYHTRIHTGEKPYSCSICGKTFTMKSHLKSHISVHTVEKPYSCITCGKSFIEASFLNRHIKIHTGKKPYSCITCGKTFSVTSNLNRHKKIHIGEKPYSCITCGRTFPQKSNLKSHIRTHCGQ, from the exons atgtcttcagtggagaatttgagagagtttgtcaacgagcgactatctgctgctgctgaggaaatattcggagtttttaaaagaaccgtcgtcgagtatcaggaagagatcgaccggcagcgcagactgttggatgttttttggaaacccgaagtaaggttacacaggatag agctcccacagtcacgtgtctgtaaggaggaggaggaggaggctccctctgaccagcagctctgtctccaggagaggaagcccagtgtggaccaagaggacccagatcctccacagattaaagaggaacaggaggaactctgcagcagtccagagggagagcagcttgcaccgaagcaggaggcctttaCGGTGACTCCTACTTGTGACGAAAGAGGACACGGTGAAGATCAACTTTTGGACTTGTGTACTGATGAAACTGAGAGTGTGGtacaggaaacatctcatagcaacatttcagttgaaagcaccactgtagttgaactaaacaatgaccaccagcttctccctcacaactctcatgaatcagcatttgagactcatacaagagtccatagtgatgagaaaccttttacttgcaaaacatgtggaaaaggtTTCAAATATAGTAGCAGATTAAAAGCCCACATGAGAGTTCatactggggaaaggccatattcctgcatcacctgtgggaaaacattcactaagaaTTCACATTTGAAGTCACATATAACAATTCATAGTGGGGAGATGCCattttcctgcatcacctgtgggaaaacattctctcATGCATCATCGTTGAAGTatcatacaagaatccatactggggagaagccatattcctgcagcatctgcgggaaaacattcactatgaaatcacatttgaagtcacATATAAGTGTTCATACTGTGGAGAAGCcctattcctgcatcacctgtgggaaatcaTTCATTGAGGCATCATTTTTGAATCGTCATATAAAAATCCATACTGGGAAGAAGCcctattcctgcatcacctgtgggaaaacattctctGTGACATCAAATTTGAATCGTCATAAAAAAATCCATattggggagaagccatattcttgcatcacctgtgggagaACATTCCCTCAGAAATCAAATTTGAAGTCTCATATAAGAACTCATTGTGGGCAGTAG
- the si:ch211-57n23.1 gene encoding uncharacterized protein si:ch211-57n23.1, with protein sequence MLGGAVSRVVLCLSCSLLLGVSIPTDGAGAAGPFSVPPEQQSGGPDVEDQEWGSGSSLLHLLHSFPADSPFITETPGKPVNCTQRFWLPPSSPICWENIAGPEEFARSRLLVLQNRAALQAVSTTSGVEEGGVSYQLQARGEVQGIHSDHLNVVETMQTMEKVFASLKETRKEGKEQGVLTSMKEHLANTRDTIDGREHMANNLESQFSKIKNTLLHMQLRLHQLILP encoded by the exons ATGCTCGGGGGGGCAGTGAGCAGGGTGGTGCTCTGTCTGTCCTGCTCTCTCCTGCTGGGGGTCTCTATCCCAACAGACGGTGCAGGGGCAGCAGGGCCTTTTTCTGTACCCCCTGAGCAACAGTCTGGGGGACCAGACGTTGAGGATCAGGAGTGGGGTTCTGGATCATCTCTTCTGCACCTTCTCCACAGCTTCCCTGCTGACAGCCCCTTCATAACCGAGACTCCAGGAAAACCAGTCAACTGCACCCAGCGCTTCTGGTTACCACCATCCTCTCCGATCTGCTGGGAAAACATAGCCGGACCCGAGGAGTTTGCTAGGTCGCGTCTACTCGTCCTGCAGAACAGGGCTGCCCTGCAGGCTGTGTCTACTACCAGCggcgtggaggagggaggggtctCGTACCAACTTCAAGCCCGAGGGGAGGTCCAGGGGATCCACTCAGACCACCTGAATGTGGTAGAAACTATGCAGACCATGGAGAAGGTGTTTGCCTCTCTGAAGGAGACcaggaaagaagggaaggagCAGGGAGTCCTCACGAG CATGAAGGAGCATCTTGCCAACACAAGAGACACCATAGATGGAAGAGAGCACATGGCGAACAACTTGGAGAGtcaattttctaaaataaaaaatactttgcTCCACATGCAGTTACGACTGCATCAACTCATCCTGCCGTGA
- the chrac1 gene encoding chromatin accessibility complex protein 1 — MKMSQNTPDKEDQSSTNKKTISLPISRVRLIMKSSPDVSSINQDALFLTTKATELFVQHLAVASFNNGPGKATNSLSYTDLANTAEEMETFHFLTDILPKKILARDYLQSLEQMQDGNDDDPDF; from the exons ATGAAGATGTCTCAAAACACTCCGGACAAAGAGGACCAATCGTCGACTAACAAAAAAACCATCTCCCTCCCGATATCCAGAGTGAGGTTGATCATGAAGAGCTCCCCCGATGTCTCCAGCATCAACCAGGACGCACTTTTCCTCACCACAAAGGCGACA GAGCTGTTTGTCCAGCACCTGGCCGTGGCTTCATTCAACAACGGCCCCGGAAAAGCGACCAACTCTCTCTCGTACACCGACCTGGCTAACACCgcagaggagatggagaccTTCCACTTTCTTACAG ATATCCTACCTAAGAAGATCTTGGCTCGCGATTATCTTCAATCTTTGGAGCAAATGCAAGACGGAAACGACGACGACCCAGACTTCTAA
- the gatad1 gene encoding GATA zinc finger domain-containing protein 1 isoform X1, which translates to MGNRRRRVDVKEGKKKKKKKKKKKKRWRSQWRRFGCENKHCEWRSLRFICCHRKETSVSIFVSFGGVPSVSVSQPSFSLIPVREQGSFPRLLTMPLGLKPCCAVCKTNSSSMWKKGNQGEILCNNCTGKSSSSSSSSGGGVGGGASGPSMSSITLPSNGGGKQSKQEIHRRSARLRSTKYKAPASEKKVSTKGKGRRHIFKLKNPIKAPESVATIITSESVFYKGVYYQSGDVIKVTDEEDGKPYYAQIRGFVQDQYCEKSAALTWLIPTQASPKDLFDPGTYIVGPEEDLPRKMEYLEFVCHAPSEYFKSRSSPFPTIPIRPEKGYIWTHIGPTPTLTVKESVSGSS; encoded by the exons ATGGGGAACCGCAGAAGAAGAGTCGATGTcaaagaggggaagaagaagaagaagaagaagaagaagaagaagaaacggtGGCGTTCGCAATGGCGTCGATTTGGCTGCGAAAATAAACATTGCGAGTGGCGATCGCTGCGATTTATCTGTTGTCACAGAAAGGAAACATCTGTCTCCATATTTGTGTCCTTCGGGGGAGTTCCGTCGGTATCGGTGTCGCAGCCTTCGTTCTCGTTGATTCCTGTACGTGAGCAAGGTTCGTTTCCCCGATTGCTAACGATGCCGCTGGGCTTGAAACCATGCTGTGCCGTTTGCAAGACGAACTCCTCCTCGATGTGGAAGAAGGGAAACCAGGGAGAGATCCTCTGCAACAACTGCACGggaaagagcagcagcagcagcagcagtagcggCGGCGGCGTTGGTGGAGGCGCGTCAGGCCCCTCCATGTCCTCCATCACTCTGCCCAGCAACGGCGGGGGAAAGCAG TCCAAGCAGGAGATCCACAGAAGGTCTGCGCGTTTGAGAAGCACCAAGTACAAAGCTCCTGCATCTGAGAAGAAGGtgtcaacaaaaggaaaaggaagaagacacatattcaaacttaaaaat CCAATCAAAGCACCAGAATCTGTAGCAACAATCATCACATCAGAATCAGTTTTTTATAAG GGGGTTTACTACCAGTCAGGAGATGTGATCAAAGTAACAGATGAGGAAGACGGGAAGCCGTACTATGCTCAGATCCGAGGATTTGTGCAGGACCAGTACTGTGAAAAGAGTGCTGCACTCACCTGGTTAATCCCAACACAGGCGAGCCCAAAGGACCTGTTTGATCCTGGGACATACATCGTTG GTCCAGAGGAGGATCTGCCCAGAAAGATGGAGTACCTGGAGTTTGTGTGTCACGCCCCTTCTGAATATTTCAAGTCCCGGAGCTCTCCGTTCCCAACCATCCCCATCCGACCAGAAAAAGGTTACATCTGGACCCACATAGGACCGACACCGACCCTCACTGTCAAGGAGTCTGTCAGTGGCAGCAGTTAG
- the gatad1 gene encoding GATA zinc finger domain-containing protein 1 isoform X2 has translation MGNRRRRVDVKEGKKKKKKKKKKKKRWRSQWRRFGCENKHCEWRSLRFICCHRKETSVSIFVSFGGVPSVSVSQPSFSLIPVREQGSFPRLLTMPLGLKPCCAVCKTNSSSMWKKGNQGEILCNNCTGKSSSSSSSSGGGVGGGASGPSMSSITLPSNGGGKQSKQEIHRRSARLRSTKYKAPASEKKVSTKGKGRRHIFKLKNGVYYQSGDVIKVTDEEDGKPYYAQIRGFVQDQYCEKSAALTWLIPTQASPKDLFDPGTYIVGPEEDLPRKMEYLEFVCHAPSEYFKSRSSPFPTIPIRPEKGYIWTHIGPTPTLTVKESVSGSS, from the exons ATGGGGAACCGCAGAAGAAGAGTCGATGTcaaagaggggaagaagaagaagaagaagaagaagaagaagaagaaacggtGGCGTTCGCAATGGCGTCGATTTGGCTGCGAAAATAAACATTGCGAGTGGCGATCGCTGCGATTTATCTGTTGTCACAGAAAGGAAACATCTGTCTCCATATTTGTGTCCTTCGGGGGAGTTCCGTCGGTATCGGTGTCGCAGCCTTCGTTCTCGTTGATTCCTGTACGTGAGCAAGGTTCGTTTCCCCGATTGCTAACGATGCCGCTGGGCTTGAAACCATGCTGTGCCGTTTGCAAGACGAACTCCTCCTCGATGTGGAAGAAGGGAAACCAGGGAGAGATCCTCTGCAACAACTGCACGggaaagagcagcagcagcagcagcagtagcggCGGCGGCGTTGGTGGAGGCGCGTCAGGCCCCTCCATGTCCTCCATCACTCTGCCCAGCAACGGCGGGGGAAAGCAG TCCAAGCAGGAGATCCACAGAAGGTCTGCGCGTTTGAGAAGCACCAAGTACAAAGCTCCTGCATCTGAGAAGAAGGtgtcaacaaaaggaaaaggaagaagacacatattcaaacttaaaaat GGGGTTTACTACCAGTCAGGAGATGTGATCAAAGTAACAGATGAGGAAGACGGGAAGCCGTACTATGCTCAGATCCGAGGATTTGTGCAGGACCAGTACTGTGAAAAGAGTGCTGCACTCACCTGGTTAATCCCAACACAGGCGAGCCCAAAGGACCTGTTTGATCCTGGGACATACATCGTTG GTCCAGAGGAGGATCTGCCCAGAAAGATGGAGTACCTGGAGTTTGTGTGTCACGCCCCTTCTGAATATTTCAAGTCCCGGAGCTCTCCGTTCCCAACCATCCCCATCCGACCAGAAAAAGGTTACATCTGGACCCACATAGGACCGACACCGACCCTCACTGTCAAGGAGTCTGTCAGTGGCAGCAGTTAG